Part of the Halogeometricum sp. S3BR5-2 genome, AGAACGTTTGCGAGTTCCTCGGAGACGGCCTCGCCCTCGTCGAGCACGTGGGAGTCCTCGGTGACCTTGATGGAGCCGTCCATGATGCGGGCCGACGCCCCCACCTGCTGGAGTTCGCCGACGAACGGACCGGGGTCGACGCCGGTGTCACCCTCGGGGATGACGATGTCGTTCGGAGCGACCTCGCCCGCGTTGATCGGCGCGGGGGTCTTCGAGGCTTCGAGCTCCTTGTACAGGCCGAACGGGTTGTCGTTCGTCCCGACCAGGGCGACCTGCCCGTAGACGAACTCGGTCAGCTGTTCGAGGCCGTCGTTCACGTCCTCCAGCGCGCGCGTAAGGAGCGTGTTTCGGCTCATCCGAAGCGCGGCGCTACCGTGCAGTTCCCGCCGCATGCTCTGGAGCTGGCGGCTCGGGATGCCGGTGACGCTGACGACGCCGACGGACTGGTACTCTTCGAGGAAGTCGGTGAGCTCACCGACCTCGATGCGTTTCCACTCGGGGATGGTCTCGGTCTTGCGGACGCTCTCGCTCTCGCTCATGCTTCGACCTCCACCGATGGCCCCATCGTCGTCTTCACGAAGACCCCGTCGATGTTGAGGGGGCCCTTCTCGAGCGTCGCCTCGAGGCGACGCACGATGACGTCGATGTTCTCCGCGATTTCGTCGGCGGACATGTCCTCGGCACCCACGCGGGTGTGGAACGTCCGGCGGTCACGACTGCGGAGTTGGACCGTGTTCTTCATGCGGTTCACCACTTCGACCACGTCGTCGTCCGGTTGGAGCGGCGTCGGCATCTTACCGCGAGGACCGAGGACGGTCCCGAGGTAGCGGCCGATATCTTGCATCATGTCGGCCTCGGCGACGAAGAAGTCCGTTTCGTCGGCGAGGTCCTTCGCGGCGTCCGAATCGTCTCCGAGGTCTTCGAGGTCGTTACCGTCCATCACCTGGTCGGCAACGTCCTCTGCCTGGAGCGCGGTTTCGCCGGTCGCGAAGACGACAATCTGCGTCTCCTGTCCGGTGCCGGCCGGGAGCACGATGCTCTCGTCGACACGCTTCGACGGGTCGTTTAGGTCGAGGTCGCGCAGGTTGATAGCGAGGTCGACCGTTTCGCGGAAATTCCGCTGCGGCGCCTCGTCAAGTGCGCGAGAGACTGCGTCAACTATCGTATCTGCCATTATTCACCTCCGTAGTACGCAGGATTGCTCCTACGGGTCAGTGAAACAGGCGTCTGCCTGCCTCGTCGGAGCAAATGGGAATGGCGGCCTTAAGTCCGTCGAAGCAGTTCCCGCAGAAAGCCGGTATCCGACCGCTACGCGGCGTTTCCGTGCCACCGGCACACAAGCGCGGCGGACGCGGTGAACGTCGAGAACGCGACGGACGCGTCGCTCCGACGGTCGAAACGAACTCGAAGGAGGGAGTTGTCCCCGGAGCGGTCGTCGAGCGGTCTACGCGGCGAGTTGGTCGTCGTACTCGCCGTCGTCGATGCGCTGTTTGAACTCGCGGGGGTTGTTCCCCTCGATGGTGACGCCGAGGGAGGTGCAGGTACCGACGACCTCTTTCGCGGCGTTCTTCGTGTCGTACGCGAGGAGGTCCGAAGACTTCTGCTCGGCGATTTTCTTCACCTGATCGAAGCTCAGGTCCGCGACGAAGTTCTCCTGGGGTTCGCCGGAACCGGTCTCGAACCCGGCCTCGTCCTTGATGAGTTCGGCCGTCGGCGGGACGCCGACCGAGATGGAGAACGACCCGTCGTCGTCGTACTCGACCGTGACGGGCACTTCCATGCCGTCGAACGCGGCGGTCTGCTCGTTTATCTCCTGCACGACGTCCTGCACGTTCACCGGCGTCGGGCCGAGTTCCGGTCCGAGCGGCGGACCGGGGTTGGCCTCCCCGCCGGGAACGAGCACTTCGATAGTTCCAGCCATACCCCAAATCACCCTTCCGCGACTTTTAACGGTTTTCTTTCGCGTCAACGCCCGTGCGAGGGCGGGTCACGCGGGCGGCCGTCGCGGCCGGATTCGCGCTCGGGTTCGCGTCCGCCGGGTCAGATGTCGACGGCGAACGGCGCGGCGTCCGCGGTACCTTCGGCCATCGCCCCGAGCAGCGCCGCCACGCCGTCTAGGTCCTCGGTGTCGACGACTTCCACCGGCGTGTGCATGTAGCGGTTCGGGATGCCCACGTTCAGCGA contains:
- a CDS encoding 50S ribosomal protein L10, translating into MSESESVRKTETIPEWKRIEVGELTDFLEEYQSVGVVSVTGIPSRQLQSMRRELHGSAALRMSRNTLLTRALEDVNDGLEQLTEFVYGQVALVGTNDNPFGLYKELEASKTPAPINAGEVAPNDIVIPEGDTGVDPGPFVGELQQVGASARIMDGSIKVTEDSHVLDEGEAVSEELANVLAELGIEPKEVGLDLRGVYSEGVLFEPDELAIDVDEYRADIQSAAAGARNLSINAGYPTAQTAPTMLAKAAGEAKALGLFAAIEDPELVPDLIAKADAQLRTLAAQIDDEEALPEELRGVETPEPAADESADEADADESTDEEEADADDTDADADDDDDDDGDGADGLGAMFG
- a CDS encoding 50S ribosomal protein L1, whose translation is MADTIVDAVSRALDEAPQRNFRETVDLAINLRDLDLNDPSKRVDESIVLPAGTGQETQIVVFATGETALQAEDVADQVMDGNDLEDLGDDSDAAKDLADETDFFVAEADMMQDIGRYLGTVLGPRGKMPTPLQPDDDVVEVVNRMKNTVQLRSRDRRTFHTRVGAEDMSADEIAENIDVIVRRLEATLEKGPLNIDGVFVKTTMGPSVEVEA
- a CDS encoding 50S ribosomal protein L11, producing the protein MAGTIEVLVPGGEANPGPPLGPELGPTPVNVQDVVQEINEQTAAFDGMEVPVTVEYDDDGSFSISVGVPPTAELIKDEAGFETGSGEPQENFVADLSFDQVKKIAEQKSSDLLAYDTKNAAKEVVGTCTSLGVTIEGNNPREFKQRIDDGEYDDQLAA